One region of Gemmatimonadaceae bacterium genomic DNA includes:
- a CDS encoding creatininase family protein codes for MTSPFSICTALSWRTVAAGLAFALVASPLGAQGAPPAAAGRNMGGGNCANNPYNCADAVNPIPSPNTVWLEEMTWMDVRDAMKAGKTTVIISTGGIEPNGPWIALGKHNFVLHQNCEAIARKLGNALCAPIVKFVPEGGVEPPSSHMTSPGTLSMRQSTFNDILTDLVTSLKAHGFTQMFLIGDSGGNQSGQRSVADSLNKLWGGMPLVAHIQEYYDYAGVAAYMKNHGIVDGASDGLHDDPIIALNIYADDPKAIRLDERIKVGKASINGVSLADKKKNTALAKEIIEFRAATTVDAIRKAIANKGTLPAPPRAGRGG; via the coding sequence ATGACGTCCCCCTTCTCGATTTGCACCGCGTTGTCGTGGAGGACCGTCGCCGCCGGCCTCGCGTTCGCGCTGGTCGCCTCACCACTGGGTGCCCAGGGTGCGCCGCCCGCCGCCGCCGGCCGGAACATGGGTGGCGGCAACTGTGCCAACAATCCGTACAACTGCGCCGACGCGGTGAATCCGATTCCGTCGCCCAATACGGTGTGGCTGGAAGAGATGACCTGGATGGACGTGCGCGATGCCATGAAGGCGGGTAAGACCACGGTCATCATCTCCACCGGTGGTATTGAGCCGAATGGCCCGTGGATTGCGCTGGGCAAACACAACTTTGTGTTGCATCAGAATTGCGAAGCGATCGCGCGCAAGCTGGGCAACGCGTTGTGCGCACCCATCGTGAAATTCGTGCCGGAGGGCGGCGTGGAACCGCCCAGCAGTCACATGACGTCGCCCGGCACCTTGAGCATGCGTCAAAGCACGTTCAACGACATCCTTACCGACCTCGTGACGAGCCTCAAGGCCCACGGATTCACGCAGATGTTTCTGATCGGCGACAGCGGCGGGAATCAATCCGGTCAGCGTTCCGTCGCCGATTCGCTGAACAAGCTGTGGGGCGGGATGCCGCTGGTCGCGCACATCCAGGAGTACTACGACTACGCGGGAGTCGCCGCCTATATGAAGAACCATGGCATCGTCGACGGTGCCTCGGATGGTCTGCACGACGATCCGATCATCGCGTTGAACATCTATGCCGACGACCCCAAGGCCATCCGGTTGGATGAACGTATCAAGGTGGGCAAGGCGTCGATCAACGGCGTGTCGTTGGCCGACAAGAAGAAGAACACGGCGTTGGCGAAAGAGATCATTGAGTTCCGCGCCGCCACCACCGTCGACGCGATCCGGAAAGCCATTGCCAACAAGGGCACCTTGCCGGCACCGCCGCGCGCGGGTCGGGGCGGCTGA
- a CDS encoding TonB-dependent receptor, which produces MTLRRLVPFRLLLALSLVASPHVVQAQQVDVIRGRITGPDNAPLENVTVVVTSISGNVNRTARSDKQGRFTVTFPGGDGDYLVTLTALGYGLKRFEVKRAADEDILIADAKLSKVGTVLDALKVTAARDKVSRNDQTQPDVSGTEQRISNNLALPPDQLGDLAAMAATLPGVQLVPGQDGGANGFSVLGLGADQNNTTLNGMSFGGAGLPRDASVISSLITSPYDVSRGGFSGGQFSLRTRPGSNFSVRGLSSTVDAPQMQWADRAARSLGQEYTNLSLGGSVSGPLVYDKAFYNVAYQLGRRSNDLQTLLNTDATGLQASGIAADSVRRLVSLLQAANVPTTYSALPGSRIGDQGSLFGAVDITPPSSTSGQSFNVAFNGSWNRANPATGLNTSLPTASGERTGWNGGVQGRQSAYLTVRGIGILTETSVGVNASHNDGTPYVALPGGRVRVNSSFADGTTGVQTLAFGGNQFLGLSQSATSFSGMNQLSWFSANNKHRLKLTSELRRDGNTQDQTVNRLGTFSYNSLADLQAGLPLSYTRSLVPRRRDAGIVVGALSLGDSYRRTSTVQFQYGVRLDGNAFSDAPARNVSVEQLLGVRNDLVPNRVFVSPRAGFSWAYGTSTQIGAFAGAFRGPRAVVRGGIGVFQSTPQATLVGSAIDNSGLPGAVQQLVCAGPATPVPNWSAYTNPSAIPDRCADGSTGTVFANGAPNVVLFAKDYRAPRSIRSNLQWGGAVLNNRLLATIDATYSYNTNQSSFVDRNFAGVQRFVLADEANRPVYVLPSSIFPFTGGIASGDARVARQFARVTEQRADLNSVSRQISVRISPLNFSSGLSWGGSYTYANVREQFRGFNSTAGDPRGIDWGRSTFDSRHQITYNLGYNAFDLIRINWFGTVRSGTPYTPVVGGDVNGDGFGNDRAFVFNPAVATDGAVAAGMRSLLQGGSRGARECLESQLGRLAGRNSCQGPWTTTANLSISLNPLKVRMPQRATLSFNISNPLGAADLMLHGENKRKGWGQTVFADPSLLYVRGFDPATGRYTYEVNQRFGNTNPAFNTFRTPVTLTMMLRYDIAPTRERQVLTQSLDRGRRTDGVKAIESIVKAQFSSAGIPNPLATILRDQDTLKLSAAQADSLASLNRRFIVRIDSIWAPVAKRLAALPDNYRHDEAYALYREAREASIDLLISVAPTVKALLTREQRRKLPPYVASALDRRYLSNIRSGTAGGNSASAR; this is translated from the coding sequence AGGTGACCGCCGCGCGCGACAAGGTGAGCCGCAATGATCAGACGCAGCCCGACGTCAGTGGCACCGAGCAGCGGATCAGCAACAATTTGGCGTTGCCACCGGACCAGCTTGGCGATCTTGCCGCGATGGCGGCCACGTTGCCAGGGGTGCAACTGGTGCCGGGACAGGATGGTGGCGCCAATGGGTTTTCGGTGCTGGGACTTGGTGCCGATCAGAACAACACCACCCTGAACGGCATGAGTTTTGGCGGCGCGGGCCTGCCACGCGATGCCAGCGTGATCAGTTCGCTCATCACCTCGCCCTACGATGTGTCGCGCGGCGGATTCAGTGGCGGGCAGTTCAGCCTGCGCACGCGCCCAGGCTCGAACTTCAGTGTGCGGGGATTGAGCAGCACCGTCGATGCCCCGCAAATGCAGTGGGCCGATCGTGCCGCCCGTTCGCTGGGCCAGGAGTACACCAACCTGTCGCTGGGCGGCTCGGTGTCGGGTCCACTCGTGTATGACAAGGCTTTCTACAACGTGGCCTATCAGTTGGGTCGCCGCAGCAACGATTTGCAGACGCTGCTCAATACCGATGCCACGGGGCTGCAAGCCTCAGGCATCGCGGCCGACTCGGTGCGTCGCCTGGTGTCGTTGCTGCAAGCCGCCAATGTGCCCACCACGTACTCGGCGTTGCCCGGCAGCCGAATTGGTGATCAGGGATCGCTCTTTGGCGCCGTCGACATCACGCCGCCGTCGTCCACCAGCGGCCAGTCGTTCAACGTCGCCTTCAACGGCAGCTGGAATCGCGCGAATCCAGCCACCGGACTTAACACGTCGCTTCCCACGGCCAGTGGTGAGCGCACCGGATGGAATGGCGGTGTGCAGGGTCGTCAGAGTGCCTATCTCACCGTGCGCGGCATCGGCATTCTCACCGAGACATCAGTTGGCGTGAACGCCTCGCACAACGACGGAACCCCGTACGTGGCACTGCCCGGGGGGCGTGTTCGGGTGAATTCGTCATTCGCCGATGGCACCACGGGCGTGCAAACACTGGCCTTCGGTGGCAATCAGTTCCTGGGGCTCTCGCAGTCGGCCACGAGCTTCAGTGGCATGAATCAGCTGTCCTGGTTCAGCGCCAACAACAAACATCGGCTCAAGCTTACCAGTGAACTGCGTCGCGACGGCAACACGCAGGATCAGACCGTCAACCGACTGGGCACCTTTTCGTACAACTCGCTGGCCGACCTGCAGGCCGGGCTGCCGCTGTCGTACACGCGCTCGCTGGTGCCCCGGCGGCGCGATGCGGGTATTGTGGTGGGTGCGCTGTCGTTGGGCGATTCGTATCGACGTACCAGCACCGTGCAATTTCAGTACGGCGTACGACTCGACGGCAACGCGTTTTCCGACGCACCCGCCCGCAATGTCAGCGTCGAGCAGTTGCTTGGTGTGCGCAACGATCTGGTGCCCAATCGAGTGTTCGTCAGCCCGAGGGCGGGGTTCTCCTGGGCCTACGGCACCTCAACACAGATTGGCGCCTTCGCGGGCGCATTTCGCGGGCCGCGAGCCGTGGTGCGTGGTGGGATCGGCGTGTTCCAGAGCACCCCGCAGGCCACGCTGGTGGGAAGTGCCATCGACAACTCCGGCTTGCCCGGCGCCGTGCAGCAGCTCGTGTGTGCGGGTCCAGCCACCCCGGTTCCCAATTGGAGCGCGTACACCAATCCCAGCGCCATTCCCGATCGATGCGCCGACGGCAGCACGGGGACCGTGTTCGCCAACGGTGCGCCCAACGTGGTGTTGTTCGCGAAGGACTACCGCGCGCCACGCAGTATCCGCTCCAACCTGCAGTGGGGCGGCGCCGTGCTGAACAACCGGCTGTTGGCGACAATCGACGCCACGTACTCGTACAACACCAACCAAAGCAGCTTCGTCGATCGCAACTTCGCCGGCGTGCAGCGATTCGTGCTCGCTGATGAAGCCAATCGACCCGTGTACGTGCTGCCGTCCAGCATCTTTCCATTCACTGGCGGTATCGCCAGCGGCGATGCGCGTGTGGCCAGGCAGTTCGCCCGCGTCACGGAACAGCGGGCCGATCTCAATTCCGTGAGTCGGCAAATCAGCGTGCGGATCTCGCCGCTCAACTTCAGTTCGGGATTGAGCTGGGGAGGGAGTTACACCTATGCAAACGTCCGCGAGCAGTTTCGCGGATTCAACAGCACGGCGGGCGATCCCAGGGGTATCGATTGGGGTCGCTCCACCTTCGACTCGCGTCATCAGATTACCTACAACCTCGGCTACAATGCATTCGACCTGATTCGCATCAACTGGTTCGGCACGGTGCGCTCCGGCACGCCGTACACGCCGGTGGTGGGCGGCGACGTGAACGGCGATGGTTTCGGCAATGATCGGGCGTTCGTGTTCAATCCGGCGGTGGCGACCGACGGCGCCGTCGCAGCGGGCATGCGCTCCCTGCTGCAAGGCGGTTCGCGCGGCGCCCGCGAGTGCCTCGAGTCGCAACTCGGTCGCCTGGCCGGTCGGAATAGTTGTCAGGGACCATGGACCACCACGGCCAACCTCAGCATTTCGCTCAACCCGCTCAAGGTGCGCATGCCACAGCGCGCCACCTTGTCGTTCAACATCTCCAACCCGCTGGGTGCGGCCGACCTGATGTTGCACGGTGAAAACAAGCGCAAGGGCTGGGGGCAGACCGTGTTCGCCGATCCGTCGCTGCTGTATGTGCGTGGCTTCGATCCGGCCACGGGACGTTACACGTACGAAGTGAACCAGCGGTTCGGCAACACGAATCCGGCCTTCAACACATTTCGTACGCCGGTCACGCTCACCATGATGTTGCGCTACGACATCGCACCGACGCGTGAGCGGCAGGTGCTCACCCAATCGCTCGACCGCGGACGCCGCACCGATGGCGTCAAGGCTATCGAGTCGATAGTCAAGGCGCAGTTCAGCAGCGCCGGCATCCCGAATCCGCTGGCTACCATTCTGCGCGACCAGGACACACTCAAGCTGTCGGCCGCACAGGCCGACTCGCTGGCGTCGCTCAACCGGCGATTCATTGTGCGCATCGATTCGATCTGGGCACCGGTGGCCAAGCGACTCGCCGCGCTGCCGGACAACTACCGCCACGACGAAGCGTATGCGCTGTACCGGGAGGCGCGTGAGGCGTCCATCGACCTGCTCATCAGTGTGGCACCCACGGTAAAGGCGCTGCTCACCAGGGAACAGCGGCGCAAGCTGCCCCCATACGTCGCCAGCGCGCTCGACCGACGTTACCTCTCGAATATTCGTTCCGGGACGGCCGGCGGAAACAGTGCGTCTGCGCGCTAG
- a CDS encoding ankyrin repeat domain-containing protein produces MTSRLGILAAALVVGPWSVLAAQNTPQNAPRPATGDRARSTTTRVANTRTNLGTAMVEAAERGDLATVKSLLAQGADATVARGDGMTALHWAADRGDAAMATALLRAGAKLDAKTNVGGYTPLHVASKSGRGAVVKALLEGGADAGTITGTGATALHLAAASGSAEAVDALLKHKANPNAQETAWGQTPLMFAAENNRADAIRVLVKAGADPSVKTRSVNLNEELARTQAAAKKRNEVLLASLPEKQRDSIKAVMAKAAADAAARNSFAPAAPAAAPGVAAAPDTNRGGGAGAGAQFVARGGSPTPPTDLLKPSQIQDAILAGRAVFSAPVAAKAPEQGELLEGNVAGYEGTVGSMGGMTALHHAARQGNIAAAMALVDGGAAINAPTSTDSTTPLVMAAINGQFDLAMQLVKRGADVKLATTAGLTPLYAVLNTQWAPRSRYPQPQAVQTQQVTHIELMQAMLKGGADVNVRLKKNLWFFAYNNCGNANCGLEMLDGTTPFWRAAYAVDLDAMRMLKAAGADDTMPSFRAAGAGGRGGRAGGGGAVPGAGGQVTGAAGAAAFARGGGAGGADGPGNAGVGPIDAATDSAMKAVPPGTGTYPIHSAAGVGYGNGFAGNSHRHAPDGWMPALKYLVEELHHDVNKRDLTGYTPLHHAAARGDNEMILYLVSKGADVKAVARNGRTTVDMANGPVQRLRPFPETILLLEKLGAKNSHRCVSC; encoded by the coding sequence ATGACGTCACGTCTGGGAATCCTCGCGGCCGCCCTCGTGGTCGGACCGTGGAGTGTGTTGGCCGCGCAGAACACGCCACAGAATGCCCCCCGTCCGGCGACGGGTGATCGTGCGCGGTCGACCACGACGCGGGTGGCGAACACGCGCACGAATCTCGGCACGGCCATGGTGGAGGCCGCCGAGCGTGGGGATCTCGCCACGGTGAAGTCGTTGTTGGCGCAGGGCGCTGACGCGACGGTGGCCCGTGGCGATGGCATGACGGCGCTGCATTGGGCGGCCGATCGTGGCGACGCCGCAATGGCGACGGCGTTGCTGCGCGCCGGTGCGAAGCTGGATGCGAAGACCAACGTTGGCGGTTACACCCCATTGCACGTGGCCAGCAAGTCGGGTCGCGGAGCGGTGGTGAAGGCGTTGCTGGAGGGTGGCGCTGACGCCGGCACGATCACCGGGACCGGTGCCACGGCGCTGCATCTGGCCGCGGCTTCGGGAAGCGCCGAAGCGGTGGATGCCCTGCTCAAGCACAAAGCCAATCCCAACGCGCAGGAGACCGCGTGGGGTCAGACCCCGCTGATGTTTGCGGCGGAGAACAACCGGGCCGATGCGATTCGCGTGCTGGTGAAAGCGGGCGCCGATCCGTCAGTCAAGACACGGTCGGTGAATCTCAACGAGGAACTGGCCCGCACGCAGGCGGCGGCGAAGAAGCGCAATGAAGTGCTGTTGGCCTCGCTCCCCGAGAAGCAGCGGGATTCGATCAAGGCCGTGATGGCGAAAGCCGCTGCGGATGCGGCGGCGCGCAACTCGTTTGCGCCCGCCGCGCCAGCGGCAGCACCTGGTGTCGCGGCAGCCCCGGATACGAACCGCGGCGGCGGTGCCGGTGCGGGCGCGCAATTCGTGGCACGGGGCGGCAGTCCGACGCCGCCAACCGACCTCTTGAAGCCGTCGCAGATTCAGGACGCGATTCTGGCTGGCCGTGCGGTGTTCAGCGCGCCGGTGGCGGCCAAGGCACCAGAGCAGGGCGAGCTGTTGGAAGGCAACGTGGCCGGTTATGAAGGCACCGTGGGCAGCATGGGTGGCATGACGGCGCTGCACCATGCGGCGCGACAGGGGAACATCGCGGCGGCCATGGCACTGGTGGATGGCGGTGCGGCGATCAATGCGCCCACCTCCACCGACAGCACGACGCCGTTGGTGATGGCGGCCATCAACGGGCAGTTCGACCTTGCCATGCAGCTGGTGAAGCGCGGCGCCGACGTGAAGCTGGCCACGACGGCCGGCCTCACCCCGTTGTACGCGGTCCTCAACACGCAGTGGGCGCCGCGGTCGCGGTATCCGCAGCCGCAGGCCGTACAGACGCAACAGGTCACGCACATCGAGTTGATGCAGGCGATGCTCAAGGGCGGCGCCGACGTCAATGTGCGACTCAAGAAGAATCTGTGGTTCTTTGCCTACAACAATTGCGGCAACGCGAACTGCGGCCTGGAAATGCTGGATGGCACGACCCCGTTCTGGCGCGCGGCGTACGCGGTCGACTTGGACGCCATGCGGATGCTCAAAGCGGCGGGGGCCGATGATACCATGCCGTCATTCCGCGCGGCGGGCGCTGGCGGTCGCGGCGGTCGCGCTGGCGGCGGAGGGGCAGTTCCTGGTGCGGGCGGCCAGGTGACCGGTGCGGCCGGTGCGGCGGCGTTCGCGCGCGGCGGTGGCGCCGGTGGTGCGGACGGTCCTGGTAACGCGGGTGTCGGCCCTATCGATGCGGCGACGGACTCGGCGATGAAGGCGGTGCCACCTGGTACTGGCACGTACCCTATCCATTCCGCGGCCGGGGTGGGATATGGCAACGGCTTCGCGGGCAACTCCCATCGTCATGCGCCCGACGGATGGATGCCCGCCCTCAAGTATCTCGTTGAGGAGCTGCATCACGACGTCAACAAACGCGATCTCACCGGCTACACGCCCTTGCACCACGCGGCAGCGCGCGGTGACAACGAGATGATCCTCTATCTTGTCAGCAAGGGAGCAGATGTGAAGGCGGTGGCGCGCAATGGACGGACCACGGTCGATATGGCCAACGGACCGGTGCAGCGTCTCCGGCCGTTCCCGGAGACGATTCTGTTACTCGAGAAGTTGGGTGCGAAAAACAGCCATCGGTGTGTGAGCTGCTAA
- a CDS encoding beta-lactamase family protein, whose amino-acid sequence MRVWTRTACGATLLALPVMVAQAQATDVTAIADRVFAAWNNTHGPGCAVGVSRGGRTLLTRGYGMADLAGERPITPSTILESGSVAKQFTATAVLLLMQDGKLSLDDDARKYLPELPVYGRPITVRHLLTHTSGLREWSNLVEWQGWPRGTRAHTQTDVFELITHQKSLNYPVGDYYSYTNSGFLLLRSIVERVSGMPLARFTAERIFTPLGMTHTQWRDDFTKLVPGLAQAYSRKVDGWHLDMPFDNIIGAGGLLTTVGDWLLWNEALTKKSLGSAAGDSITRQMKLTSGMEIQYALGLTVTRYRGTREIGHSGSTAGYSTFLARYPDQDNLSIAVMCNAAGAAATAYTHALVDALVPGLARAAVPDTIVADVAANARLRGVYRDTRTNTVMQLDTAKGQLQRIGAGVLRPLRDGTYLMGASRVRFTLGSDGRPTGLRQPTADGDTVVFAYMAESVWVPTAAELASVVGRYRNDEIGVTFSVAAANGTLTVSPRVGAVDTLTATYRDAFANGGGTAWFTRDGKGRVTAMHFGSARVWDFVSVRVP is encoded by the coding sequence ATGCGCGTCTGGACGCGGACGGCGTGTGGCGCCACACTGCTGGCACTGCCGGTCATGGTGGCGCAGGCACAAGCGACCGATGTGACGGCGATTGCCGACCGCGTCTTTGCGGCCTGGAACAACACCCATGGTCCGGGCTGCGCCGTTGGCGTATCGCGTGGCGGTCGCACCCTGCTTACGCGCGGCTACGGCATGGCCGATCTGGCCGGTGAGCGGCCCATCACGCCGAGCACGATTCTCGAGTCGGGCTCGGTGGCCAAGCAGTTCACCGCCACAGCGGTGTTGTTGCTGATGCAGGATGGCAAGTTGTCACTGGACGACGACGCCCGGAAATACCTGCCCGAACTGCCGGTGTACGGACGCCCCATCACGGTGCGCCATTTGCTCACGCACACCAGCGGGCTGCGCGAATGGAGCAACCTGGTGGAGTGGCAAGGGTGGCCGCGCGGCACGCGGGCCCACACGCAAACCGATGTGTTCGAACTGATCACGCACCAGAAGTCCCTCAATTATCCGGTGGGCGACTATTACTCGTACACCAATTCCGGATTCCTGTTGCTGCGCAGCATCGTGGAGCGGGTGAGCGGAATGCCGCTGGCGCGCTTCACGGCGGAACGAATCTTCACGCCGCTGGGCATGACGCATACCCAGTGGCGCGACGATTTCACGAAACTGGTACCGGGTCTCGCTCAGGCGTATTCGCGAAAGGTCGATGGATGGCATCTCGACATGCCATTCGACAACATCATCGGCGCGGGTGGGTTGCTGACCACGGTGGGAGACTGGTTGCTGTGGAACGAGGCGCTGACGAAGAAGTCGCTGGGCAGCGCCGCGGGGGATTCCATCACCCGACAGATGAAGCTCACCAGTGGCATGGAAATTCAGTACGCGCTGGGGCTCACGGTCACCCGTTATCGCGGCACGCGTGAAATCGGGCATTCGGGCTCAACGGCCGGATACAGCACGTTCCTGGCGCGCTATCCCGATCAGGACAATCTGTCCATCGCGGTGATGTGCAATGCGGCCGGCGCGGCCGCGACCGCGTACACGCATGCGTTGGTGGATGCGCTCGTGCCCGGACTGGCGCGGGCGGCGGTGCCCGATACCATCGTCGCCGATGTCGCGGCGAACGCGCGACTGCGCGGTGTCTATCGCGATACGCGCACCAACACGGTGATGCAACTGGACACCGCGAAGGGACAGTTGCAGCGCATTGGCGCCGGCGTGCTGCGGCCGTTGCGTGATGGGACGTACCTGATGGGTGCGTCGCGGGTGCGGTTCACGCTGGGCAGCGACGGTCGGCCAACCGGTCTGCGTCAGCCCACGGCCGACGGGGACACGGTGGTGTTCGCGTACATGGCGGAGTCGGTCTGGGTGCCGACCGCGGCCGAGCTGGCGTCGGTTGTGGGGCGATATCGCAACGACGAGATCGGCGTGACGTTTTCCGTTGCGGCGGCCAATGGCACGCTCACGGTGAGTCCGCGCGTTGGCGCGGTGGATACGCTGACGGCGACCTATCGCGATGCGTTTGCGAATGGCGGTGGGACGGCGTGGTTTACGCGCGACGGCAAGGGCCGCGTAACGGCCATGCACTTTGGCAGCGCGCGGGTGTGGGATTTTGTGTCGGTGCGAGTGCCGTAA
- a CDS encoding DUF1552 domain-containing protein, translating into MEFLTQKSLHRRTFLRGLSATIALPYLDAMEPAGRFIAKVGGAAEAAKRTRLVCIESVHGAAGSNAWGASKYLWAPQGLGRDFTLNPEGALSSLEPWRKYVNIISNTDVRMAEAFDAPEIGGDHFRSSAVFLTQSHPKQTQGSDLFVGNSFDQIVARHIGQDTPIPSMQLCIENLDQAGGCTYNYACAYTDTISWASPTQPLPMIRNPRAAFDLLFGAGNNNADRNARRRDNGSILDWVMGEMSSLKRDLGATDRKRVEQYLENVRELERRIQQVEAKNKSGEERLLPEAPSGVPDSFSEHMKLMFDIQVLAFQSDMTRVFSFKTGRDASSRTFPESGTNKGFHPASHHGGRESAILEFNKINQYHVSMLPYFLQRLKDTTDGDSNLLDETLIVYGSPMADGNIHNHRRCPLVLMGGASGMLPGNVHLKAPDGTPMADVMLSLLHKFGVDAPVFGDSVSPFALTV; encoded by the coding sequence ATGGAGTTTCTGACCCAGAAGAGCCTGCACCGCCGGACGTTTCTGCGCGGACTGTCGGCCACGATCGCACTGCCGTATCTCGACGCCATGGAACCGGCCGGCCGATTCATCGCCAAGGTCGGTGGCGCCGCCGAGGCGGCCAAGCGGACGCGGCTGGTGTGCATCGAGTCGGTGCACGGTGCGGCCGGCTCGAATGCGTGGGGCGCGTCCAAGTACCTGTGGGCGCCACAGGGGCTCGGCCGCGACTTCACGCTCAATCCCGAGGGGGCACTCAGCTCGCTCGAGCCGTGGCGCAAGTACGTCAACATCATCAGCAACACCGACGTGCGCATGGCCGAAGCGTTCGACGCGCCGGAAATCGGCGGTGATCACTTCCGGTCGAGCGCGGTGTTCCTGACGCAGTCGCACCCCAAGCAAACGCAGGGGTCCGATCTGTTTGTCGGCAACTCGTTCGACCAGATCGTGGCGCGCCATATCGGGCAGGACACGCCGATCCCGTCGATGCAGCTGTGCATCGAGAATCTCGATCAGGCCGGCGGCTGCACGTACAACTACGCCTGCGCCTATACCGACACCATCAGTTGGGCGTCGCCGACGCAGCCGCTGCCGATGATTCGCAATCCCCGCGCGGCGTTCGACCTGCTGTTTGGCGCCGGCAACAACAACGCCGATCGCAATGCACGCCGCCGCGACAACGGCAGCATTCTCGACTGGGTGATGGGCGAGATGTCGTCGCTCAAGCGCGATCTGGGCGCGACCGATCGCAAACGCGTCGAGCAGTATCTCGAGAATGTGCGTGAACTCGAGCGGCGCATCCAGCAGGTGGAAGCGAAGAACAAGAGCGGCGAAGAGCGGCTGTTGCCCGAGGCACCGTCGGGTGTGCCCGATTCGTTCTCCGAACACATGAAGCTCATGTTCGACATTCAGGTGCTGGCGTTCCAGTCGGATATGACGCGCGTGTTCTCGTTCAAGACCGGACGCGATGCGTCCAGCCGCACTTTCCCGGAGAGCGGCACGAACAAGGGATTCCATCCGGCGTCGCATCACGGCGGTCGCGAGTCGGCCATTCTTGAATTCAACAAGATCAATCAGTATCACGTGAGCATGCTGCCGTACTTCCTGCAGCGGCTCAAGGATACCACCGACGGCGACAGCAACCTGCTTGATGAAACGCTGATCGTGTACGGTTCGCCGATGGCCGATGGCAACATCCACAATCACCGTCGTTGCCCGTTGGTGCTGATGGGCGGTGCCAGCGGCATGCTGCCGGGCAACGTGCATCTCAAGGCACCGGATGGCACGCCGATGGCCGACGTCATGTTGTCGCTGTTGCACAAGTTCGGCGTCGATGCACCGGTGTTCGGTGACAGCGTCAGCCCGTTCGCGCTCACGGTGTAA